TAGGCGGAGTGCCCCGCGTCCGGGATGATCTTCAGCTCCGCCTCGGGCCACGCCTTGTGCAGGGCCCAGGCGCTCTCCACGGGGCAGGGGATGTCATAGCGGCCCTGCACGATGACCCCGGGGATGTGGCGGATGCGCGGCACGTCGTCCAGCAGCTGCGTATCGCTCCGCAAGAAGGCGCCGTGGACGAAGTAGTGGGCCTCGATGCGCGCGAAGGCGAGCGAGTACGCGTCCTCGCCGTAGAGCGCGACGGTGGCCGGGTTGGGGAGGAGGTAGCTCGTGCGGGCCTCCCAGATGCTCCAGGCGCGCGCCGCTTCCTGCCGTACCCGCGCGTCCTCGCTCGTCAGCCGCCGGTGATAGGCCTTCAGCAGGTCGCCCCGCTCCTCGGGAGGGATGGGGGCCAGGTAGTCCTCCCAGGCGTCCGGGAAGAGGGCGTGCGCGCCGTGCTGGTAGAACCAGTGAATCTCCTGCTTGCGCAGCAGGAAGATGCCGCGCAGCACCAGCTCCGTGACGCGCTCCGGGTGCTTCTGCGCATAGGCGAGCGCGAGCGTGCTGCCCCACGAGCCGCCGAAGACCTGCCACCGCTCGATGCCCAGGTGGCGGCGCAGCGTCTCCATGTCCTCCACCAGGTGCCAGGTGGTGTTCTCCTCCACGCTGGCGTGCGGCGTGCTCTTGCCGCAGCCGCGCTGGTCGAACAGGACGATGCGGTAGGCCGCCGGGTCGAAGAAGCGCCGCTGCTTGGGGTCCGAGCCGCCGCCAGGGCCCCCGTGGACGAAGACGACCGGCTTGCCCTTCGGGTTTCCGGACTCCTCGAAGTACACCTCGTGCAGCGCGGAGACGCGCAGCCGGCCGGTGTTGTAGGGCTCGAGGGGAGGGTAGAGGGTGCGCGGGGTGGCCTGGGACATGGGCGCCGTTCTAGCAGGGCCCGCCCGAAAATTTGACCCTCCAACCGCCGCTGCTACGGTGCGCGACCTGCCTGTAGCACCCTGACGCGAGGAAGAACGCATGCGCGG
This is a stretch of genomic DNA from Archangium violaceum. It encodes these proteins:
- the pip gene encoding prolyl aminopeptidase produces the protein MSQATPRTLYPPLEPYNTGRLRVSALHEVYFEESGNPKGKPVVFVHGGPGGGSDPKQRRFFDPAAYRIVLFDQRGCGKSTPHASVEENTTWHLVEDMETLRRHLGIERWQVFGGSWGSTLALAYAQKHPERVTELVLRGIFLLRKQEIHWFYQHGAHALFPDAWEDYLAPIPPEERGDLLKAYHRRLTSEDARVRQEAARAWSIWEARTSYLLPNPATVALYGEDAYSLAFARIEAHYFVHGAFLRSDTQLLDDVPRIRHIPGVIVQGRYDIPCPVESAWALHKAWPEAELKIIPDAGHSAYEPGITAALVEATDRFRR